One stretch of Halichoerus grypus chromosome 10, mHalGry1.hap1.1, whole genome shotgun sequence DNA includes these proteins:
- the LOC118548700 gene encoding b(0,+)-type amino acid transporter 1-like, translating to MERSQERDGGEGVAGREPGGGGLRLRREIGLWSAVSLIAGCMIGSGIFMSPQRVLVYIGSPGASLVVWAVCGLLAMMGALCYAELGALVPKSGGEYAYILQIFGSLPAFLVIYTFVLLVRPAAIAAVSLSFAEYAVAPFYPGCSSMPQAVLKGVAATCILLLMLVNCWSSRLATMLTNVCTVAKVFSLLVIVGGGAVVLGQGHGYTEAFLFAFHNTTQQAGRISMAFYQGLWSFDGWNNVNYVVEELKNPKQNLVWALMIAIPLVTSLYLLVNISYLLVLSPSEILSSDAMAVSWGNQVLGAWAWLVPLAVTLSTFGSVNGTFFGGSRVCYVAAREGHLPQLLSMVHVHHLTPTPALIFTTAVALILVLPGNFSTIVNFLSFLGWITYGTTIGCLLYLRIKKKNLPRPYKVPTIIPVIMLLASLYLVLAPIIDHPQIEFLYTFLFLLSGIPVYFLLVYFQCRPKWLQMPTLHLQLLLQVAPTVKNVD from the exons ATGGAGAGGAGTCAGGAAAGAGATGGCGGTGAGGGGGTGGCAGGACGGGAGCCAGGTGGTGGGGGGCTAAGGCTGAGGAGGGAGATTGGCCTGTGGAGTGCTGTGTCCCTGATTGCTGGCTGTATGATCGGCTCTGGCATCTTCATGTCACCACAGCGGGTCTTGGTCTACATAGGCAGCCCTGGGGCCAGTCTTGTGGTCTGGGCAGTCTGCGGTCTCCTGGCCATGATGGGTGCCCTGTGCTATGCTGAGCTGGGTGCTCTGGTTCCCAAATCCGGGGGGGAATATGCCTATATCTTGCAAATCTTTGGCTCCTTGCCAGCCTTCCTGGTCATCTACACGTTTGTGCTGTTGGTCAGACCAGCCGCCATCGCTGCTGTCTCTCTGAGCTTTGCTGAGTATGCAGTGGCTCCCTTCTACCCTGGCTGCTCCTCGATGCCCCAGGCTGTGCTCAAGGGAGTGGCTGCCACCTGCATCCTGTTGCTGATGCTGGTCAACTGCTGGAGCTCGCGGCTGGCCACCATGCTGACGAATGTATGCACGGTCGCCAAAGTGTTCTCGTTGTTGGTCATcgtggggggtggggctgtggtGCTGGGCCAGGGCCATGGCTACACGGAAGCCTTTCTGTTTGCCTTCCACAATACCACGCAGCAGGCCGGGCGCATCAGCATGGCCTTCTACCAGGGCCTGTGGTCCTTTGATGGCTGGAATAATGTCAACTACGTGGTGGAGGAGCTCAAGAATCCAAAG CAAAACCTGGTGTGGGCGCTGATGATCGCCATCCCTCTGGTCACCAGCCTCTACCTCCTGGTCAACATCAGTTACCTGCTAGTGTTGTCACCCAGTGAGATCCTGTCCTCTGATGCTATGGCTGTGAGCTGGGG GAACCAGGTGCTAGGAGCCTGGGCCTGGCTGGTACCCTTGGCTGTCACACTCTCGACATTTGGCTCCGTCAATGGGACGTTCTTCGGCGGAAGCCGTGTGTGCTATGTGGCTGCAAGAGAGGGCCACCTG CCCCAACTTCTGTCCATGGTTCATGTGCATCACCTCACACCAACTCCGGCCCTGATATTTACCACCGCAGTGGCTCTGATCCTGGTCCTCCCAGGAAACTTCAGCACCATCGTGAACTTCTTGAG CTTTCTTGGCTGGATCACCTATGGAACTACCATTGGCTGTCTCCTGTACTTGCGGATAAAGAAGAAGAATCTTCCTCGACCTTACAAG GTCCCCACCATCATCCCTGTCATCATGCTCCTTGCTTCTCTCTACCTGGTGCTGGCACCCATCATCGACCACCCCCAGATTGAGTTCCTATACACCTTCCTGTTCCTGCTCAGTGGCATCCCGGTCTATTTCCTGCTTGTCTACTTCCAGTGCCGGCCCAAGTGGTTGCAGATGCCCACGCTGCATCTCCAGCTGCTCCTGCAAGTGGCTCCAACCGTGAAAAACGTTGACTAA